In the Populus trichocarpa isolate Nisqually-1 chromosome 8, P.trichocarpa_v4.1, whole genome shotgun sequence genome, GACCAAAGTAATTTGAACCACCACAACAGCCAAGGATGTAAAGAGAGCAATAGCattaaagatgaagaaaattttgaaagaagTATGGCTCACCACCACAGCCATCCCACTATTTAAATCACCACCAGGTACAGTGAAGATAGCTGCAAAAGCAACGGTTGCAAATAGCACAGCGACCACAGTTACAGAGTTGGTGGCATTGTTGATCCCTTCACGGTGTAATTTTCTAAGCTCTTTTGAAATATTATGCACATTCTTGTTGGTCCTTCTGGTTTGTTCCAGCTGGGTGTGAACATCATTCTTAATTTGAGTGACAGTTTTCCTCAACTCATCCCTTGGTTGGTTGAGTTCATTAGCTCTAAGAGCACCATAGCGATAAAGACACTCCTTTATATCTGATGATTCTTCAGAAAGGACAAGCTCTTCTGCTATATCAAGCGCTGTTTTGTGGTCTCTGGTCAGAGCATTGACGTTGGTGTCAGGAAGTAATAACAACTCATTCACTATCTGCAAAAGAAGAGTCAACCTTGAGATGTTAGTTAATCCGCTAAAagtaatttgattattatttttttagaattcgTGGTGTATTTTAAAAAGGGAGATGGAAACTAATGAGCAATCCATATAATACCAGAACCTAAGTGGGTTGGGTGTGTGTGTCATATCATAGAAAGAATCACACCCGGGAAAACCCACCAGCATGATGCATGCATTTCTAGAAtacataatcaaaattaaaaattgagatTGCATTCTGACACAGATATTGCTTCTAGTTTTGGgagaaagattaaaaattatcaccTCTGCTCTCTTTTTCCTAGTTGCTACATGTAATGCTGTATTGCCAAACTTGTCCGGAAGCATCACGATCGCAGCATCTGCGTCGAGAAGCAATTTCACCACCTCACAGCTCTGCCCTTTTACAGCCATATGCAAAGCAGTCTGCCCCTTCTTGTCAGTCCTTCGTGCTAACTGGGGATCTTTGCTAAGCAATGCTTTTACAATATCTACATGTCCTTGTCGGGCAGCTAAATGCAAGGCATTTTTCCCATTAGATCTAGAAATCTCCAATAAGCTACCATCCTTTGACAGCAATTCGATGACTACTGCAGTATGCCCTCTTGTTGCGGCAGATACAAGAGGAGTTGCATTTGATGGGCCATGTGTTTGGCTCAGACTGGGGTCGTGATCTAGTAGCACTTGGACAATGGCTGTAATAAAAGTATTATAGTGAGAACATCTTCCCTaggatttttataaaatgttataGGTAATGGGAAAACTGTAGCCTATATCAAGATTTTTGTGACATCAGATTTCACTGTGAAACTTCTTacagaaaacaaaccaaaacattaCCCCCAAGACTAAAAGTATTCGATCTAAAAGTAGAGGCATGGTTGAAACCAGTGCTAGCAATTTTCTGGGAAGGAGTGAAAGGACAATGATTCTTGAAATGGAATTTTCTAAAAGATGAGACATGCTCTATGGACTACAGCCCTGGGAAAGCCACTTCGAGACATAATCATCTTTCTAATTATATTCCTGTTTTCTCTTTTGAACTAAAGAGATTACTTATGACGCTCATGATTCACAACTTGAGTAAGCAACATGACTAAGATTATTTCCAGCAATGATCAAGACTATCCAAGTTGCTTGATGGCTAAGAAAGATGATTCATCGTGGTTATGGCACTATTAATATGGCCACTTGAATTTCAATGGCTTGAGGACACTTTATTAGAAGCAAATGATGATTGGCCTAGGTcgaattaatttctttattctagtatatgataaaaaaaaatacaaaaattgattaatcctcagcccaatattgaaggatcaaaatcaataaaaaacctcatactaaatgatgaaattaaaaactgaaaaaggTAATAGAAAAGAGCCTAGTCGTGCTaggatatatttcattttcttggtaAGAGGTTAGATGTGAAGTTCTTATAATAGTATAACAAAATATACTTCATCATTTGAGGGGTGGAGGAGATCTTATAAACACACTACTGAACCCAATTCACCATATTTGCTTCGTATCTTCTCAAGGAAACAGAAGGTCAGAAAGCTACATCATCTACTTTATTGAAGAATCATAATATACCATGAACCTTAAGACTCATCATCAAAAAACTACAAGTAACCAAAAAGCCAGATTGCTTGAAATATATGGGATTGTTTTATGGCAAAGATAATGTAAGTAATAATTGAGCTACCTATAATTGCAAGATAATATACTGCCATCAAGCAACACCTA is a window encoding:
- the LOC7457906 gene encoding ankyrin repeat-containing protein ITN1, whose amino-acid sequence is MASPMEEGSERDLEKGLVQPQLNQNPLTDPSPTPSPSSTSTAPALVLSNSGKRIDQAGKKKYVKQVTGRHNDTELHLAAQRGNLADVQHILNDINSQMVGTLSGADFDTEVAEIRASVVNEVNELGETALFTAADKGHLEVVKELLKYSNKECLTRKNRSGYDPLHIAAVQGHHAIVQVLLDHDPSLSQTHGPSNATPLVSAATRGHTAVVIELLSKDGSLLEISRSNGKNALHLAARQGHVDIVKALLSKDPQLARRTDKKGQTALHMAVKGQSCEVVKLLLDADAAIVMLPDKFGNTALHVATRKKRAEIVNELLLLPDTNVNALTRDHKTALDIAEELVLSEESSDIKECLYRYGALRANELNQPRDELRKTVTQIKNDVHTQLEQTRRTNKNVHNISKELRKLHREGINNATNSVTVVAVLFATVAFAAIFTVPGGDLNSGMAVVVSHTSFKIFFIFNAIALFTSLAVVVVQITLVRGETKAERRVVEVINKLMWLASVCTSVAFMASAYIVVGRTHEWAAVLITIVGGVIMTAVLGTMTYYVVKSKRIRSMRKRDKHSRRSGSNSGHHNSEFSNSEVDRIYAL